A window from Bombus fervidus isolate BK054 chromosome 12, iyBomFerv1, whole genome shotgun sequence encodes these proteins:
- the Gata gene encoding glutamyl-tRNA(Gln) amidotransferase subunit A, mitochondrial, translating to MNKLLTTSIREVSQKINAGDVGPSDVTKAAIKVASAIKPLNAYITITDKTAKKHAENSDSRQKDCSLLGKLDGIPIAIKDNYCTKGHLTTCASKMLSNFIPTYNATVYQRLKDAGAVLIGKTNLDEFAMGSGTIDSYYGPTKNLWNSDLFSKFYSCNNQMKEHTEQNKNADSWHIAGGSSGGSAVAVLTGSCYAAIGSDTGGSTRNPASYCGLIGLKPTYGLVSRYGLIPLVNSMDVPGILARNVDDAVLVLNIIAGPDEFDSTCLRKEYVPFDIPDKININNIRIGIPKEYKEKNLSREVQECWDEISRYLSEDGASLSTVSLPHTNYSIMCYTILNRCDVASNLACYDGMEYGYRSDEWSSVHNMYKKTRSEGFGKIVKERILVGNYFLLNENYEEYYVKAMKIRRLISEDFDAVWNNNIDLLLTPTTLTGAPTYNDFISMDNQAQCLIQDYCTQPANMAGIPALNVPIKLSKSGLPLSLQLMGPPLKEKELLTVAKWIEQRVQFPKPELKDLSLL from the exons atgaataaattacTGACTACATCAATAAGAGAAGTAAGTCAAAAGATAAATGCTGGTGATGTGGGACCTTCTGATGTTACAAAAGCAGCTATTAAAGTTGCATCGGCTATTAAACCTTTAAATGCTTATATTACTATTACCGATAAGACAGCAAAGAAACATGCCGAAAATTCAGATTCACGGCAAAAAGATTGTAGCTTATTGGGAAAACTCGATGGAATTCCCATTGCGATTAAAGATAATTATTGTACGAAAGGTCATCTAACAACTTGTGCATCAAAGATGCTGTCAAATTTTATTCCCACCTACAATGCCACTGTATATCAACGTTTAAAAGATGCTGGAGCAGTGTTAATTGGTAAAACTAATCTCGATGAATTTGCTATGGGTTCTGGAACTATTGACTCATATTATGGACCTACAAAAAACTTATGGAACTCAGAtttgttttcaaaattttattcttgcaATAATCAAATGAAAGAACATACAGAACAGAATAAAAATGCAGATTCCTGGCATATAGCAG gtgGTAGCAGTGGTGGTTCTGCAGTGGCTGTTCTAACTGGAAGTTGTTATGCTGCAATTGGTTCAGATACTGGAGGTTCAACTCGAAACCCAGCATCTTACTGTGGCTTAATTGGATTAAAACCTACTTATGGTTTGGTGTCGCGCTATGGACTTATTCCTCTTGTAAATTCAATGGATGTACCTGGTATTCTTGCAAGAAATGTTGATGATGCTGTGttagttttaaatattatagctgGTCCAGATGAGTTTGATTCTACTtgtttacgaaaagaatatgTACCATTTGACATAccagataaaataaatattaataatattagaattGGAATACCAAAGGAgtataaagagaaaaatctaAGCCGAGAGGTACAAGAATGTTGGGATGAAATTTCTCGATACTTAAGCGAAGATGGAGCATCACTTTCCACAGTATCATTGCCACATACTAACTATTCTATAATGtgttatacaattttaaatcgTTGTGATGTTGCTAGTAATCTTGCTTGTTATGATGGTATGGAGTATGGTTACAGATCAGATGAATGGAGTTCTGtgcataatatgtataaaaagacAAGGTCTGAAGGGTTTGGTAAAATAGTTAAAGAACGTATTCTAGTcgggaattattttttattaaatgaaaattacgaagaatattatgtaaaagCAATGAAAATAAGAAGATTAATCTCAGAAGATTTTGATGCAGTatggaataataatattgatctCCTACTCACTCCTACCACTTTAACAGGAGCTCCTACctataatgattttatttcaatggaTAACCAGGCACAGTGTTTGATTCAAGATTATTGTACTCAACCTGCTAATATGGCAGGTATACCAGCACTTAATGTGCCAATTAAACTATCTAAGAGTGGTTTACCATTATCCCTACAACTTATGGGACCTCCTTTGAAAGAGAAGGAACTTCTTACTGTAGCAAAATGGATTGAACAGAGAGTGCAGTTTCCTAAACCTGAATTGAAGGATCTATCTCTGTtataa